A genomic window from bacterium includes:
- a CDS encoding cupin domain-containing protein codes for MIQGYYWDEVPEHEVDGRHIRVVGGVKTTVMRQIFPADMTFALRHTHHQEQISTVLRGRARFTCGDKSVELGPGGTVILPANIEHETAKVGDEEMEIQEIFAPVHERLDKLAPPH; via the coding sequence ATGATACAGGGCTATTATTGGGACGAAGTTCCCGAGCATGAAGTGGATGGGCGGCACATACGCGTGGTGGGCGGCGTGAAGACAACGGTGATGCGCCAAATCTTCCCGGCGGACATGACCTTTGCTCTCAGGCACACGCATCATCAGGAACAGATCAGCACCGTGCTCAGAGGACGCGCCCGCTTTACCTGCGGGGACAAGAGCGTGGAGCTCGGCCCCGGGGGCACCGTCATCCTCCCCGCGAACATCGAGCATGAAACGGCGAAGGTGGGCGATGAGGAGATGGAGATCCAGGAGATCTTTGCTCCGGTTCACGAGAGGCTCGACAAGCTCGCGCCGCCGCACTAG
- a CDS encoding cupin domain-containing protein, giving the protein MSEMQVHNWNEIEPHHNSGRVQRVISGENITVLRQTIPAGTPLRPHSHPHEQMTIVFGGRARFTCEGKSVELGPGGIVVLPPDKEHMTENIGDGELVCEEIFAPVREELARMAAPSAL; this is encoded by the coding sequence ATGTCTGAAATGCAGGTACACAACTGGAACGAGATAGAGCCGCATCACAACAGTGGCCGGGTTCAGCGGGTGATTTCGGGGGAGAACATCACCGTTTTGCGCCAGACGATACCGGCGGGCACCCCGCTGCGGCCGCACAGCCATCCCCACGAGCAGATGACCATCGTCTTTGGCGGAAGGGCGCGCTTCACCTGCGAGGGCAAAAGCGTGGAGCTTGGCCCCGGAGGGATCGTCGTTCTTCCGCCGGACAAGGAGCACATGACCGAGAACATCGGGGACGGGGAGCTTGTCTGCGAGGAGATTTTCGCCCCCGTCCGCGAGGAACTCGCCCGGATGGCGGCGCCCTCGGCGCTATAA